ATTGGGCGCAGATGACTATCTCACCAAACCGTTTAATCTGGAAGAATTGCTCCTGCGCATACAGATACTTGTGAAAAGAGGTAGCCAACAAAAAGAAACTGAAAAAACGATTGAATCCTATACGTTTGGTAATAATATGGTGAATTTTATCACCTATGAAATTACCGGAGTAAGCGGCAAGTCAGAGATCAGCAAAAAAGAAATTGCGCTCTTAAAACTATTAATTGAACGTAAGGGAGAAGTCGTTTCACGAGAAGAAATTCTGGACTCCGTTTGGGGGAAGGATGCCTATCCATCATCACGCACAATCGACAATTATATACTTGCTTTTCGGAAATATTTTGAAAAAAATCAACGGGAACCGATTCACTTCCACTCCATCAGAAGTGTGGGATATAAATTTACGGAGTAGTTCTTACCAGAATTGTGTACATCAGAGTCGTCATTGCAATTAAAGAAACAAGGACATGAATAAGATTACTTTGTTTTCTCCACTTTCACAGGTTCCTTCCCTTCCTCTTTCTCCATGGCTTCAATAATCACAAACATGACTAACAAAATCAACAAAATAACAATGAACACCTTTTTGTTTTTATAAAGCGGTGTTTTGTACAAAGGCTTTGTAGCTGACTGATAATTATACATCAACTTCTTAAAATCTTTATGCTTGTTGATTTGCTCGTCCGGCAAATCGGGTCTATCAATATTGAATTTCAAGTTCGACATTATTTCTTGCTCAACACTTTTTTTAATTTATCTAAAATGCGATAGACTTTCACTTTCGCATTGTTCTCAGTAATACCAATAATCGCACCGACTTCAGCAAAAGAACGTTTTTCGAAAAAACGAAGCTCTATTAATTGAACTTCATTTTCTTCTAATCCTTTTAATGCACTCATCATTTGTTTAATTCCTTCTGCATTTTCCTCCAAGTCGGTTTCCTGAGCAATCTGCAAAATCCCGTTTTGATCCAAGCTTACCACCCTATTTGCATTATTTTTTCTAAAATACATATTAATTTCATTAAAGGCAATTCTGAATAACCAGGCAGAAAATGGAACTCCTTTATATTCGTATTGCTTCAGATTAATGAGTGCTTTTAAAAAAACCTGTGATGTGATATCAGCCGTTAGCTCTTCGTCTTCCGTTCTGCGATAAATAAATACGAAAATCGATTTATAATATTTATCGTACAAGACACCAAAACGCGCTGAATTTTCTTTAGCAGCATTTATTTGCTGCAATTCCTGCTGAATTTCGATATCCGATTTATGATGAGAGCTCACCGGTACAAATTAGTTTAGTTTAATAATGCAGTAAATGTAAGAAAGATACAGTAACCTTTAATTTTGAAGATTTATCAATAAAAGTTACATTTGAGAATCTATGAAACGTGGGATTTCTTCATTTGTTGTTTTGAAAGTGTTGTTGCTTTCTTTCATTACCCTCCTTTCCGGCTGTGCTGTTCGATCGGTATACGTACCTACCGTTGGGAATGTGCAACTTTTCAACGAGCAAAAACAGGTGCAAGCCATCGGATATGTGGGAACCAACCATGTCGAACTATTAGCCGGCATGAACCCTATCAAACATTTTTCAATCGGAGTGAATGGCAGTTATGGAAAAGGCTTAGCCATTTACGAAGGACTGATAGGTGTTCACGGATATTCAAAAAATGAAGCAAAATGGCGATATGAACTCCTTGCTGGAGGAAATTACACCAACAACTCCTTACAACAAAAAAGCGTTTGGATCAACTTATTTAAAGAAGACAAATCCAACTACGAGACTATCGGCCGTTACAACAAATATTTTATTCAACCATCATTCGGCTATTTCGGGAAAATGGAGATTTACAAAATTAACTACTCCTTTGCACTTTCTTGTCGCACCTCCTACATAGATTATAAAAAGTACATTTACCGTGAATTAAATGCCGACAGCACCCAATTGATGAACAATCCTGTTTATATTGTTAACAAGGAATTTTACAATAAAAGTTTGTACTTACTCGAACCATGTATAACGAATAAAGTCGGGATTAGAAACGTATCTGTTATTCTGGAAGGGCAATTTATGATTCCTTACTCTAAAGAAATCGACATTCGATATACTAAATTTAGTCCGGTTTTTATTTTTAGTATTGGCTTTCAATACACATTTCTAATTAAAAAGCAAAAGAAGACGACCACATGAGACGAATCGGATTCATCTTCTTTCTTTTCTTATTTCAGTCGTGTATCTTTTTTGGTACGCGTCAGAACAAGCATTATAAAAGTGTTGAACAAATCAAACCTATTGATGTAATTATCGTCCCCGGCTTACCCTTATACAAAGGGCAATGGGATACGCTTCTCAAAGCACGCATTATTTGGTCCAGCTTTCTTTATAAAAAAGGGATTGCAAGCAATGTACTTTACTCAGGAAATGCAGTTTATACCGTTTGGAAAGAAGGCCCGTCCATGGCGTTGTATGCAAAACAACTAAACATAAAAAGTGAACATATTCTAATTGATACCATTGCCGAACACAGCACCGAAAACCTGTTTTACAGCTATTTTCAAGCAAAAAAAATGGGATTTAAAACCATTGCAGTCGCCACCGATCCATTTCAATGTGCAATGCTTCAAAAATTTGCTAAGAAAAATTTAAAAGAAGAAATCTATTTCTTACCTATCATCTATGATAGCATCCGAGAGGAGATGAAAATTGAATTATCAATTGACACAAACATTACCAAAGCAACTAATTTTATTCCATTAGAGCAACGGCAAGATTATAAAGAAAGATTAAATGGAACGAGAGGAAAACATATTCCAAAGTAATCACTAACGATTACACACGCCTTTAAATGCGCAATATTCACAATGGTCTTTTTCCTTTGTTTGAACAAACGGGTGTTCTCCATCAAAAATTTCAGTCATTAAAACGACCAATTGTTTTTCGTATTCTGCCAATACGTTAATGTTGAGGCTTGCCGACTCATTTACTTTCACAGTTTTTAATCCGGCACTCAACTCTCTGAAGGTTATAATTCCTGAAACAATGTTCTCCTGAATTGCAGGATTCATCTTTTGGTACAACCATGCATACGTTAGTAGCTGAAAACTTTTTGCCAATGTTGTATTCGTTCGCAGTTCATCCCATTCATCAAATTTCAATTCCTTATTATCTGCAATACCTGTTTTATAATCGACAATACGTGTTAAACTACCTACGCTATCTACCCGATCGGCTTTTCCTTTTATCTTAACTTCTTGTCCGGCTATTGAAAGTACACTTTCCAATTCTGTTTCTAATGCTTTAATGATAATAGGAGTTGCATTTTTTTCTGCTAACTGAATATTTTTAATTTCAGCATCTAAAAAATTATGAATGAACTTCAGCGCCACTTTAATGGTCAATAGGTTTTTTCCAAAATTAACTTCGGTATCACTGAATTCTTTTTTAAACAAGGTAATGGTGGTTGACTCCACCAGCTTTTTCATTTCCTTGATATCTGCTTCTTGAATTTTCTTGCCGACAAACGGTTTGTAAAAAGATTCCAGTGCCTCATGAATCACATTCCCTAAGGTATCTGCACCAATGGTTTCTTCAATCTCATCAGCCTCTTTTAAGCCTGCAATGGCATGAAAATAAAATTGCAGGGAACAATTCCGATAAATGTTTAACAACGAAGGTGAAAAACCATACTCCGCTTTCGCTTTCAATTTTTCTCGAATCGCCTCCGACTTTTCGATCGAAATTACATTTTCAATACCATTATTAATAATCGGGATACTCACCAACGTTTCGGTGATTGTAACATTGGGATTTACTTTCGGAAGCTCATAAATTAATTGCGTTAAAAAACGACTCTTCTCCCCGCTTCCCAATGCATCACTTTCGGTATTGTACAACAGATGAATGTTTGTAGCTCTTTGCAATAAACGGTAAAAGTGATATGAAAAAATCGAATCTTTATCGCCATACGTGGGTAAACCGAACACCCGCTTCAATTCAAAAGGTATAAAAGAATTTACCGCTTTCCCGGATGGTAAAATATCTTCATTGCAGGAAAGCAAAATCACATTTTTGAAATCCAAAGTACGAGTTTCCAACATCCCCATCACTTGTAAACCCAAGAGCGGCTCCCCATAAAAGGGCAATGTACTGGTACGTACAATTTGATTCACCAAGCTTCTAAACGTTTTTAAATCACCCACTGATTCAGGATATTGCTCCATCAACACTTGAATGCGTTTAATAATTTTGGTAAAAGCAAACAAATATTCTAATTCCAAACTGGCTTTATTCTCTTCCACATCGCCCTGTTGTAATACAATTCCATCTTTTAATATTTCGATCGTATAATGTACACAAGCGATTGCATCAGCAGGTGTTTCCCAGTGTTTAAACAAACCACTGATCACATCATATTCTTTCTCACAGTCAAACTCAACAAAAAGCCCTTTGAGCATTTTAAGATTAGCAAAAACAATATTTCGCTGTTGTAAAGCCAATAACACTTTTCGTAATGGATAATTTGCCGACACTACTCCCAGGGCGGTTGCACTGTATGCGTGACTAAGTAGCTTAATAATATCGCTATGGTAAAAACTATAGTTTGATTTCCCTTGTGCTAATTTCAGTCCGGTTTCATGCATTGCAAAAATCAAATCAAAATAGCCTGCAACAGGAGTGTTTTTAAGAGGATATCCCATCGTGACGTTGATATCCTTTAAATTTTCGGGTAAAGAATGCAAAACAGGAAATAATAAATTCTCATCCGCCAAAACAATTGCGGTTTCTTGCAAAAGCGGATCTGTTTTTTTTATTTCATTAATTAAACTTCCTGCAACCTTTGCCTGTGCAATGTTTTTTGCAGCACCGATAACAGTAATCGATTTCTGCTCGGCAGACAACAACGTTTCCTCTATGGTAATATTTTTTATCGATGTATCACTTGGAAGTGCTTTCGAAAATTTACCGGATTGTTTGTATTTGCGAATGAATCGACCTGCCTCCTGATTTACATTATTGACATAATAAGAATCAGTATCCCAAATAATTTCTGCTTTATCCGCATTGAGTAACTTTTCAATGATCTCTTCTTCGGCTTTGTTGAGGGCATTAAATCCTGCAAAAATTATCTTCTTCCAAGGATATTTACCAACACGCTCCTCCACACAATCCGCCACTATGCGATACGCTAAGCCTTGATATGCCTGATGCTGTTCTAACAAGCGTTTTGTAAAATGCTCGTAATATTCACCCAACAATTTC
This sequence is a window from Bacteroidota bacterium. Protein-coding genes within it:
- a CDS encoding YdcF family protein, with translation MRRIGFIFFLFLFQSCIFFGTRQNKHYKSVEQIKPIDVIIVPGLPLYKGQWDTLLKARIIWSSFLYKKGIASNVLYSGNAVYTVWKEGPSMALYAKQLNIKSEHILIDTIAEHSTENLFYSYFQAKKMGFKTIAVATDPFQCAMLQKFAKKNLKEEIYFLPIIYDSIREEMKIELSIDTNITKATNFIPLEQRQDYKERLNGTRGKHIPK
- a CDS encoding sigma-70 family RNA polymerase sigma factor codes for the protein MSSHHKSDIEIQQELQQINAAKENSARFGVLYDKYYKSIFVFIYRRTEDEELTADITSQVFLKALINLKQYEYKGVPFSAWLFRIAFNEINMYFRKNNANRVVSLDQNGILQIAQETDLEENAEGIKQMMSALKGLEENEVQLIELRFFEKRSFAEVGAIIGITENNAKVKVYRILDKLKKVLSKK
- a CDS encoding response regulator transcription factor — its product is MSQKRILLVEDEEHLLQTIRLNLELEGYDVSTASNGLDALKTFRNYNFSLIILDVMLPEMNGFDVCEQIRKENSKVPILFLTAKGSSSDKIQGLKLGADDYLTKPFNLEELLLRIQILVKRGSQQKETEKTIESYTFGNNMVNFITYEITGVSGKSEISKKEIALLKLLIERKGEVVSREEILDSVWGKDAYPSSRTIDNYILAFRKYFEKNQREPIHFHSIRSVGYKFTE
- a CDS encoding PD-(D/E)XK nuclease family protein, whose translation is MQSFLEKTVDYLHQKYGDDISELCIVLPNRRAGLFLKTHFSKKLKKTFWSPEILATEDFVSVLAELEVADSTTLLFELYETVKTIGKREIETFDEFSKWGQILLSDFNELDRYLVDSKQLFGNLKDIKELEAWSLNSEETLTDFQKQYLEFWKLLGEYYEHFTKRLLEQHQAYQGLAYRIVADCVEERVGKYPWKKIIFAGFNALNKAEEEIIEKLLNADKAEIIWDTDSYYVNNVNQEAGRFIRKYKQSGKFSKALPSDTSIKNITIEETLLSAEQKSITVIGAAKNIAQAKVAGSLINEIKKTDPLLQETAIVLADENLLFPVLHSLPENLKDINVTMGYPLKNTPVAGYFDLIFAMHETGLKLAQGKSNYSFYHSDIIKLLSHAYSATALGVVSANYPLRKVLLALQQRNIVFANLKMLKGLFVEFDCEKEYDVISGLFKHWETPADAIACVHYTIEILKDGIVLQQGDVEENKASLELEYLFAFTKIIKRIQVLMEQYPESVGDLKTFRSLVNQIVRTSTLPFYGEPLLGLQVMGMLETRTLDFKNVILLSCNEDILPSGKAVNSFIPFELKRVFGLPTYGDKDSIFSYHFYRLLQRATNIHLLYNTESDALGSGEKSRFLTQLIYELPKVNPNVTITETLVSIPIINNGIENVISIEKSEAIREKLKAKAEYGFSPSLLNIYRNCSLQFYFHAIAGLKEADEIEETIGADTLGNVIHEALESFYKPFVGKKIQEADIKEMKKLVESTTITLFKKEFSDTEVNFGKNLLTIKVALKFIHNFLDAEIKNIQLAEKNATPIIIKALETELESVLSIAGQEVKIKGKADRVDSVGSLTRIVDYKTGIADNKELKFDEWDELRTNTTLAKSFQLLTYAWLYQKMNPAIQENIVSGIITFRELSAGLKTVKVNESASLNINVLAEYEKQLVVLMTEIFDGEHPFVQTKEKDHCEYCAFKGVCNR